One segment of Setaria viridis chromosome 4, Setaria_viridis_v4.0, whole genome shotgun sequence DNA contains the following:
- the LOC117852904 gene encoding CRIB domain-containing protein RIC10 isoform X3 encodes MAISMKGIFRGLKIIAQIFTVQREHEIEIGYPTDVRHVSHVGFGASGSCPSWQMNEFRGAEEVAAAGGGGGGASISSAVQSRQTSWASLDFEQPVGAGVPPPAEASTADISAAHDAGAGAATPRGAPPPKKPATKPKKARASSPGSSARSSSWRSTASSATARTDSDEPRPAGVRAA; translated from the exons ATGGCGATATCGATGAAGGGCATATTCAGAGGGTTGAAGATCATCGCTCAGATATTCA CAGTGCAGAGGGAGCACGAGATCGAGATCGGGTACCCTACAGACGTGAGGCATGTGTCGCACGTAGGGTTCGGCGCTAGCGGCTCCTGCCCAAGCTGg CAGATGAATGAATTCAGAGGAGCAGAGGAGGTAGCAGCggcaggtggaggaggaggaggagcatcCATAAGCTCTGCTGTCCAGTCGAGGCAGACCTCCTGGGCTTCCCTAG ACTTCGAGCAACCGGTAGGCgccggcgtgccgccgccggcagagGCCAGCACCGCCGACATCTCCGCAGCGCACgacgccggtgccggtgccgccACCCCAAGAGGCGCACCGCCCCCGAAGAAGCCGGCGACGAAGCCGAAGAAAGCCCGGGCGTCGTCGCCGGGCTCGTCGGCGAGGTCGTCCTCGTGGCGCTCCACGGCGTCATCCGCCACCGCGCGCACGGACTCCGACGAGCCGCGTCCCGCCGGCGTACGAGCCGCCTGA
- the LOC117852904 gene encoding CRIB domain-containing protein RIC10 isoform X5 has protein sequence MAISMKGIFRGLKIIAQIFMQREHEIEIGYPTDVRHVSHVGFGASGSCPSWMNEFRGAEEVAAAGGGGGGASISSAVQSRQTSWASLDFEQPVGAGVPPPAEASTADISAAHDAGAGAATPRGAPPPKKPATKPKKARASSPGSSARSSSWRSTASSATARTDSDEPRPAGVRAA, from the exons ATGGCGATATCGATGAAGGGCATATTCAGAGGGTTGAAGATCATCGCTCAGATATTCA TGCAGAGGGAGCACGAGATCGAGATCGGGTACCCTACAGACGTGAGGCATGTGTCGCACGTAGGGTTCGGCGCTAGCGGCTCCTGCCCAAGCTGg ATGAATGAATTCAGAGGAGCAGAGGAGGTAGCAGCggcaggtggaggaggaggaggagcatcCATAAGCTCTGCTGTCCAGTCGAGGCAGACCTCCTGGGCTTCCCTAG ACTTCGAGCAACCGGTAGGCgccggcgtgccgccgccggcagagGCCAGCACCGCCGACATCTCCGCAGCGCACgacgccggtgccggtgccgccACCCCAAGAGGCGCACCGCCCCCGAAGAAGCCGGCGACGAAGCCGAAGAAAGCCCGGGCGTCGTCGCCGGGCTCGTCGGCGAGGTCGTCCTCGTGGCGCTCCACGGCGTCATCCGCCACCGCGCGCACGGACTCCGACGAGCCGCGTCCCGCCGGCGTACGAGCCGCCTGA
- the LOC117852905 gene encoding small ribosomal subunit protein uS11z has translation MSKRKTREPKEENVTLGPTVREGEFVFGVAHIFASFNDTFIHVTDLSGRETLVRITGGMKVKADRDESSPYAAMLAAQDVAQRCKELGITALHIKLRATGGNKTKTPGPGAQSALRALARSGMKIGRIEDVTPVPTDSTRRKGGRRGRRL, from the exons ATG TCGAAGAGGAAGACCAGGGAGCCCAAGGAGGAGAATGTCACCCTTGGCCCCACTGTCCGTGAAGGAGAGTTTGTCTTTGGTGTTGCTCACATCTTTGCATCCTTCAATGACACCTTCATT CATGTCACTGATTTGTCTGGGAGGGAAACTCTGGTTCGGATCACTG GTGGCATGAAGGTCAAGGCTGATCGTGATGAATCATCACCTTACGCTGCTATGCTTGCAGCTCAAGATGTTGCACAGCGTTGCAAG GAGCTTGGAATCACTGCGCTGCACATTAAGCTTCGTGCCACTGGAGGCAACAAGACCAAAACTCCTGGACCTGGTGCTCAGTCTGCTCTCAGGGCTCTTGCTCGTTCTGGCATGAAAATCGGGCGCATTG AGGATGTTACCCCGGTGCCCACTGACAGCACTCGCAGAAAGGGTGGTAGGAGGGGAAGGAGGCTGTAG
- the LOC117851428 gene encoding uncharacterized protein, with the protein MSEERPVPRRESPWGLPEGDTRQPKAHRCNDRAEDVVQAVFEGNPFKTVPGPFKLFLQCMRSKPGEEPTEPYTYLQLDPPRRVEVNVEQTASES; encoded by the exons ATGAGTGAGGAGAGGCCGGTGCCGCGGAGGGAGAGCCCGTGGGGTTTGCCGGAGGGCGACACGCGGCAGCCCAAGGCGCATCGCTGCAACGACCGCGCCGAGGACGTCGTCCAG GCTGTCTTTGAAGGGAATCCATTTAAGACAGTTCCAGGTCCATTCAAGCTCTTCTTGCAATGCATGCGATCGAAACCTGG GGAGGAACCAACCGAGCCCTATACTTACCTGCAGTTGGATCCTCCGAGAAGAGTGGAAGTCAATGTGGAGCAAACGGCATCTGAATCTTGA
- the LOC117852904 gene encoding uncharacterized protein isoform X2, which translates to MAISMKGIFRGLKIIAQIFMQREHEIEIGYPTDVRHVSHVGFGASGSCPSWRSRGGSSGRWRRRRSIHKLCCPVEADLLGFPRLRATGRRRRAAAGRGQHRRHLRSARRRCRCRHPKRRTAPEEAGDEAEESPGVVAGLVGEVVLVALHGVIRHRAHGLRRAASRRRTSRLIDSRGERLRDHRTSVHVHA; encoded by the exons ATGGCGATATCGATGAAGGGCATATTCAGAGGGTTGAAGATCATCGCTCAGATATTCA TGCAGAGGGAGCACGAGATCGAGATCGGGTACCCTACAGACGTGAGGCATGTGTCGCACGTAGGGTTCGGCGCTAGCGGCTCCTGCCCAAGCTGg AGGAGCAGAGGAGGTAGCAGCggcaggtggaggaggaggaggagcatcCATAAGCTCTGCTGTCCAGTCGAGGCAGACCTCCTGGGCTTCCCTAG ACTTCGAGCAACCGGTAGGCgccggcgtgccgccgccggcagagGCCAGCACCGCCGACATCTCCGCAGCGCACgacgccggtgccggtgccgccACCCCAAGAGGCGCACCGCCCCCGAAGAAGCCGGCGACGAAGCCGAAGAAAGCCCGGGCGTCGTCGCCGGGCTCGTCGGCGAGGTCGTCCTCGTGGCGCTCCACGGCGTCATCCGCCACCGCGCGCACGGACTCCGACGAGCCGCGTCCCGCCGGCGTACGAGCCGCCTGATCGATAGCAGAGGAGAACGCCTCCGCGACCACCGTACAAGTGTACATGTTCACGCGTGA
- the LOC117852904 gene encoding uncharacterized protein isoform X1 has product MAISMKGIFRGLKIIAQIFTVQREHEIEIGYPTDVRHVSHVGFGASGSCPSWRSRGGSSGRWRRRRSIHKLCCPVEADLLGFPRLRATGRRRRAAAGRGQHRRHLRSARRRCRCRHPKRRTAPEEAGDEAEESPGVVAGLVGEVVLVALHGVIRHRAHGLRRAASRRRTSRLIDSRGERLRDHRTSVHVHA; this is encoded by the exons ATGGCGATATCGATGAAGGGCATATTCAGAGGGTTGAAGATCATCGCTCAGATATTCA CAGTGCAGAGGGAGCACGAGATCGAGATCGGGTACCCTACAGACGTGAGGCATGTGTCGCACGTAGGGTTCGGCGCTAGCGGCTCCTGCCCAAGCTGg AGGAGCAGAGGAGGTAGCAGCggcaggtggaggaggaggaggagcatcCATAAGCTCTGCTGTCCAGTCGAGGCAGACCTCCTGGGCTTCCCTAG ACTTCGAGCAACCGGTAGGCgccggcgtgccgccgccggcagagGCCAGCACCGCCGACATCTCCGCAGCGCACgacgccggtgccggtgccgccACCCCAAGAGGCGCACCGCCCCCGAAGAAGCCGGCGACGAAGCCGAAGAAAGCCCGGGCGTCGTCGCCGGGCTCGTCGGCGAGGTCGTCCTCGTGGCGCTCCACGGCGTCATCCGCCACCGCGCGCACGGACTCCGACGAGCCGCGTCCCGCCGGCGTACGAGCCGCCTGATCGATAGCAGAGGAGAACGCCTCCGCGACCACCGTACAAGTGTACATGTTCACGCGTGA
- the LOC117852442 gene encoding glutamate receptor 3.5 codes for MGAAQLVALFLALAATAAGRAVSAAGARPSEVAVGALFAYDSTIGRAARLAVELAVDDVNADGTVLAGTKLSLKTHDTNCSAFIGTVEALQLMEENVVAVIGPQSSGIGHVISHVANELQVPLLSFAATDPSLSALEYPYFLRTTISDYFQMNAVASIVDYYQWKRVTAIFVDDDYGRGGVFALGDALAAKRAKISYKAAIPPNSDSDVISDVLSRANMMESRIMVVHVNPDTGMRIFSIANNLQMMASGYVWIVTDWLAAVLDSSTSRDLKDLRHIQGLIVLRQHTPESDAKNKFISKWNAVARNRSVTSGLNSYSFYAYDTVWTVARAIDQFLNSGQQINFSTDPRLHDSNGSTLRLSTLKIFEGGDQMLQQLLLTNFTGVTGPVQFGSDRSLVRPAYEILNVGGSGSRLIGYWSNYSGLSVAAPDILYQKPPNTSAQQLYDVVWPGESTSTPRGWVFPNNGQPLRVGIPNKASFKELVSSGGPGNVTGYCIDVFSAAIKLLPYPVPLEFVTIGDGTKNPSYIGIVRMVANNSLDAAVGDFAIVRNGTAISEYTQPYVEAGLVIVAPVKQVTPSAWTFLQPFTLEMWCVTGALFILVGVVVWILEHRINEEFRGSPRRQVVTIFWFSFSTMFYSHRENTVSALGRFVLIIWLFVVLIITSSYTASLTSILTVQQLDTGITGLDSLISSSLPIGYQNGKFTKKYLILELNIPESRLVALNTIQDYADALNRGPKNGGVAAIVDEKPYIDIFLSHYCNFRIVGQQFTREGWGFSFRRDSPIAADMSTAILQLSESGQLQRIHDDWFKRPSCAYDDETQVGATRLGIGSFSGLFLMCALICLFALLVFFIRLCWQYNKYSNSGAAGEPSAADADAIQRKPSGLGSFKEILQFVDKKEEEIRRSRKRRSSNKDNQAAGSSGPLSVSSPY; via the exons ATGGGCGCGGCTCAGCTGGTGGCCTTGTTCTTggcgctcgccgccaccgccgccgggagggcggtgtcggcggcgggggcgcggccgaGCGAGGTGGCCGTGGGCGCCCTCTTCGCGTACGACTCCACGATTGGCCgcgcggcgcgactcgccgtcgagctcgccgtcgacgacgtcAACGCGGACGGCACGGTGCTCGCGGGGACGAAGCTCAGTCTGAAGACCCACGACACCAACTGCAGCGCCTTTATTGGGACCGTCGAAG CATTGCAGCTAATGGAGGAAAATGTAGTTGCTGTGATCGGGCCACAATCCTCAGGGATAGGCCATGTCATCTCTCATGTTGCTAATGAGCTACAAGTTCCTCTTCTGTCATTTGCGGCCACAGATCCAAGTCTTTCTGCATTAGAGTATCCTTACTTCTTAAGAACAACCATAAGTGACTACTTCCAAATGAATGCCGTTGCTAGCATTGTTGATTACTATCAATGGAAAAGGGTGACTGCTATATTCGTTGATGATGATTATGGCCGAGGTGGTGTGTTCGCCCTTGGTGATGCACTTGCAGCAAAAAGAGCAAAGATTTCGTATAAAGCAGCTATTCCTCCAAACTCAGATTCAGACGTGATCAGTGATGTACTATCTAGAGCAAATATGATGGAATCAAGGATCATGGTTGTGCATGTCAATCCTGACACGGGGATGAGAATATTTTCTATTGCTAACAACCTCCAGATGATGGCCAGTGGCTATGTCTGGATAGTAACTGATTGGCTAGCTGCTGTCCTTGATTCCTCCACGTCTAGAGATCTTAAAGATCTGAGACATATTCAGGGACTAATTGTTCTTCGTCAGCATACTCCTGAATCTGATGCCAAGAATAAGTTCATATCTAAATGGAATGCTGTGGCTCGTAACAGAAGTGTTACTTCTGGCTTGAACTCATATAGTTTTTATGCTTATGACACTGTTTGGACTGTTGCTCGTGCCATCGATCAATTCCTCAATAGTGGGCAACAGATCAACTTCTCAACAGATCCCAGGTTGCACGATTCAAATGGCAGCACTTTGCGTCTGTCAACTCTCAAGATATTTGAGGGTGGTGACCAGATGCTGCAGCAACTTCTACTCACAAACTTTACAGGTGTGACAGGTCCAGTCCAGTTTGGTTCAGACCGCAGTTTAGTACGCCCAGCATATGAGATCCTTAATGTTGGTGGTTCTGGCTCCCGCTTGATTGGCTATTGGTCTAACTATTCAGGCCTTTCTGTTGCTGCTCCTGATATTTTGTATCAGAAGCCACCAAATACAAGTGCCCAGCAGCTGTACGATGTGGTGTGGCCAGGTGAATCCACTAGTACGCCTAGGGGTTGGGTATTCCCAAACAATGGCCAGCCTCTGAGAGTTGGGATCCCGAATAAAGCAAGCTTTAAGGAATTGGTGTCAAGTGGAGGCCCTGGTAATGTGACGGGTTATTGCATTGATGTATTCAGCGCAGCAATCAAACTGCTTCCTTACCCAGTTCCTTTAGAATTTGTAACTATTGGGGATGGCACAAAAAACCCAAGCTATATTGGCATCGTTAGAATGGTTGCTAACAAT tcCCTTGATGCAGCTGTAGGCGACTTTGCTATAGTGAGAAATGGAACGGCGATTTCAGAATACACACAGCCTTATGTTGAGGCAGGGCTTGTGATAGTAGCGCCAGTGAAACAAGTAACTCCAAGTGCCTGGACTTTCCTTCAACCTTTCACATTGGAGATGTGGTGTGTCACAGGTGCTCTTTTTATTTTGGTGGGGGTAGTAGTTTGGATTCTGGAACATCGGATTAATGAGGAATTTCGAGGCTCTCCACGGCGACAAGTTGTAACAATATTCTG GTTCAGCTTCTCAACAATGTTCTACTCACACA GAGAAAACACTGTAAGCGCGCTTGGGCGGTTCGTGTTGATAATATGGTTGTTCGTTGTGCTGATCATCACTTCAAGTTATACTGCTAGCTTGACGTCAATCCTCACAGTCCAACAGCTCGACACAGGAATTACAGGGCTTGATAGTTTGATTTCAAGTTCTTTACCTATTGGATACCAGAATGGAAAGTTTACCAAAAAGTACCTCATTCTGGAACTCAATATTCCAGAGTCTCGATTGGTAGCACTAAATACGATCCAGGACTATGCTGATGCCCTCAACCGCGGACCAAAAAATGGCGGTGTTGCTGCGATTGTCGATGAGAAGCCATATATTGATATCTTCCTGTCACACTACTGCAACTTCAGAATAGTGGGACAGCAATTCACAAGGGAAGGATGGGGCTTT TCATTCCGGAGAGACTCCCCCATTGCTGCAGACATGTCAACAGCCATCCTTCAACTTTCAGAGAGTGGCCAGCTTCAGAGAATTCACGACGACTGGTTCAAACGGCCTAGTTGCGCCTACGATGACGAGACCCAAGTGGGAGCAACTAGGCTTGGCATCGGAAGCTTTTCGGGCCTTTTCCTTATGTGCGCCCTGATATGTCTCTTCGCACTGTTGGTGTTCTTCATACGCCTCTGCTGGCAGTATAACAAGTACTCCAATTCTGGAGCTGCCGGTGAGCCCAGTGCAGCTGATGCTGATGCTATCCAGCGGAAGCCATCAGGCCTAGGCAGCTTCAAAGAGATCTTACAGTTTGTCGacaagaaagaggaagaaatccGGAGATCGAGGAAACGAAGATCAAGCAACAAAGATAACCAAGCTGCAGGTTCCTCTGGTCCGCTGTCAGTGTCTTCACCATACTGA
- the LOC117852903 gene encoding uncharacterized protein — protein MVRSPLHTSPESKCTGSRSTNTASGVPGFQPPAMARSLGLGFACFALVIAAASATQFRVGGQKGWSVPDAGFEPYNTWAGKLRFQIGDQLLFVYPKETDSVLLVEPAAYNSCNTSSYLQKFDDGNTVVKLDRSGPFFFISGNEASCRANEKLIVVVLADRTPPGSRTPPGAPPTMSPPSPSPMPSPSSPPPAAAPALSPSSPPPSGAAPLPAPAATPTSPPSPAASAPAPGPTATPGSPPAPMAPSPSTTPGTPGGASQPPSASANAPGAGGNSTPPPPSASNRGAAAAPAVAGFVAFIGYAILAA, from the exons ATGGTCAGGTCACCCCTCCACACATCTCCAGAGTCCAAGTGCACAGGCTCTCGATCAACGAACACTGCAAGTGgcgttccaggcttccagcctCCAGCCATGGCGAGATCGTTGGGCCTGGGGTTCGCCTGCTTCGCGCTGGTGATCGCGGCGGCCAGCGCGACGCAATTCCGGGTCGGCGGCCAGAAAGGCTGGAGCGTGCCGGACGCCGGCTTCGAGCCCTACAACACCTGGGCGGGGAAGCTCCGCTTCCAGATCGGCGACCAGCTCC TGTTCGTGTACCCGAAGGAGACGGACTCGGTGCTCCTGGTGGAGCCGGCGGCGTACAACTCGTGCAACACCTCCTCGTACCTCCAGAAGTTCGACGACGGCAACACGGTGGTGAAGCTCGACCGCTCGGGCcccttcttcttcatcagcggCAACGAGGCCAGCTGCCGGGCCAATGAGaagctcatcgtcgtcgtcctcgccgacCGCACGCCGCCGGGGTCCCGCACCCCGCCAGGGGCTCCGCCCACCATGTCTCCGCCGTCTCCTTCTCCTATGCCGAGCccgtcctcgccgcctcctgctgccGCGCCTGCGTTGAGCCCGTCGTCACCGCCACCCTCAGGCGCTGCTCCTCTGCcggctcccgccgccaccccgacctcgccgccgtccccggcaGCATCGGCTCCGGCGCCTGGTCCCACGGCCACCCCGGGCTCGCCACCGGCACCCATGGCCCCGTCGCCGTCCACGACTCCAGGAACTCCAGGAGGCGCGTCGCAGCCACCGTCTGCTTCCGCCAacgcgcccggcgccgggggcaactcgacgccgccgccaccttccgcCAGCAACAGGGGCGCCGCAGCTGCTCCGGCGGTCGCGGGCTTCGTCGCCTTCATCGGCTACGCCATTCTTGCGGCCTGA
- the LOC117852904 gene encoding CRIB domain-containing protein RIC10 isoform X4, which produces MAISMKGIFRGLKIIAQIFTVQREHEIEIGYPTDVRHVSHVGFGASGSCPSWMNEFRGAEEVAAAGGGGGGASISSAVQSRQTSWASLDFEQPVGAGVPPPAEASTADISAAHDAGAGAATPRGAPPPKKPATKPKKARASSPGSSARSSSWRSTASSATARTDSDEPRPAGVRAA; this is translated from the exons ATGGCGATATCGATGAAGGGCATATTCAGAGGGTTGAAGATCATCGCTCAGATATTCA CAGTGCAGAGGGAGCACGAGATCGAGATCGGGTACCCTACAGACGTGAGGCATGTGTCGCACGTAGGGTTCGGCGCTAGCGGCTCCTGCCCAAGCTGg ATGAATGAATTCAGAGGAGCAGAGGAGGTAGCAGCggcaggtggaggaggaggaggagcatcCATAAGCTCTGCTGTCCAGTCGAGGCAGACCTCCTGGGCTTCCCTAG ACTTCGAGCAACCGGTAGGCgccggcgtgccgccgccggcagagGCCAGCACCGCCGACATCTCCGCAGCGCACgacgccggtgccggtgccgccACCCCAAGAGGCGCACCGCCCCCGAAGAAGCCGGCGACGAAGCCGAAGAAAGCCCGGGCGTCGTCGCCGGGCTCGTCGGCGAGGTCGTCCTCGTGGCGCTCCACGGCGTCATCCGCCACCGCGCGCACGGACTCCGACGAGCCGCGTCCCGCCGGCGTACGAGCCGCCTGA
- the LOC117853298 gene encoding cytochrome P450 77A3 — MDVNDVLLVVLAAALAAMWWRRCSKTGGVDGLPPGPPGWPVVGNLFQVILQRRPFMYVVRDLREKYGPIFTMRMGQRTLIVVTSADLIHEALVKQGPMFASRPEDSPTRLLFSVGKCTVNSAPYGPLWRALRRNFVAEIVSPHRVKAFSWIREWAVTAHLRRLRAEHAAAGAVRVMASCRLTICSILICICFGAKIPDDLIREIEEVLKDVMMMTMPKLPDFLPLLTPLFRKQLTEARNLRRRQLACLVPLVRARREFLRDGNKKAVDGGVEMMSGPGEAYVDSLFDLEPPGRGKRLGEDELVTLCSEVMSAGTDTSATALEWAMMHLVLDPAAQERLYDEVVGKVGKTARITEADVEAMPYLQAVVKETFRRHPPSHFVLSHAATRDTELGGYRVPADASVEFYTAWVTENPATWPDPEAWRPERFLEGGEGFDTDITGTRALRMMPFGAGRRICPAATLGVLHIQLMLANMVREFRWVPPAGEGPPDPTETFAFTVVMKNSLRAAIVERAA; from the exons ATGGACGTGAATGAcgtgctgctggtggtgctggcggcggcgctggcggcgatgtggtggcggcggtgctccaAGACCGGCGGCGTGGACGGCCtcccgccggggccgccggggtgGCCGGTGGTCGGGAACCTCTTCCAGGTGATCCTGCAGCGGCGACCCTTCATGTACGTGGTGCGCGACCTCCGGGAGAAGTACGGGCCCATCTTCACCATGCGGATGGGCCAGCGCACCCTCATCGTCGTCACCTCCGCCGACCTCATCCACGAGGCGCTCGTCAAGCAGGGCCCCATGTTCGCCAGCCGCCCCGAGGACAGCCCGACCCGCCTCCTCTTCAGCGTCGGCAAGTGCACCGTCAACTCCGCCCCCTACGGCCCGCTCTGGCGCGCGCTCCGCCGCAACTTCGTCGCCGAGATCGTGTCGCCGCACCGGGTCAAGGCCTTCTCCTGGATCCGGGAGTGGGCCGTCaccgcccacctccgccgcctccgcgccgagcacgccgccgccggcgccgtccgcgTCATGGCCAGCTGCCGCCTCACCATCTGCAGCATCCTCATCTGCATCTGCTTCGGCGCCAAGATCCCCGACGACCTCATCAGGGAGATCGAGGAGGTGCTCAAGGACGTCATGATGATGACCATGCCCAAGCTCCCGGACTTCCTGCCCCTCCTCACGCCGCTCTTCAGGAAGCAGCTCACCGAGGCGCGcaacctgcgccgccgccagcttgCCTGCCTCGTGCCTCTCGTGCGCGCGCGCCGGGAGTTCCTCCGGGACGGCAACAAGAaggcggtggacggcggcgtcgaGATGATGAGCGGGCCCGGCGAGGCGTACGTGGACTCGCTCTTCGACCTCGAGCCGCCCGGCCGCGGGAAGCGCCTCGGCGAGGACGAGCTCGTCACGCTCTGCTCCGAGGTCATGAGCGCCGGCACGGACACCAGCGCCACCGCGCTCGAGTGGGCCATGATGCACCTCGTCCTCGACCCCGCCGCGCAGGAACGCCTCTACGACGAGGTCGTCGGCAAGGTCGGCAAGACCGCCCGGATCACAGAGGCCGACGTCGAGGCCATGCCCTACCTGCAG GCGGTGGTGAAGGAGACGTTCCGGCGTCACCCGCCGAGCCACTTCGTGCTGTCGCACGCGGCGACGCGGGACACGGAGCTGGGCGGGTACCGGGTGCCGGCGGACGCGAGCGTGGAGTTCTACACGGCGTGGGTGACGGAGAACCCGGCGACGTGGCCGGACCCGGAGGCGTGGCGCCCCGAGCGGTTCCTCGAGGGCGGCGAGGGCTTCGACACCGACATCACCGGCACCCGCGCGCTCCGCATGATGCccttcggcgccggccgccgcatcTGCCCCGCGGCGACGCTCGGCGTGCTCCACATCCAGCTCATGCTCGCCAACATGGTGCGCGAGTTCCGGTGGGTGCCCCCCGCCGGCGAGGGCCCGCCCGACCCCACCGAGACATTCGCCTTCACCGTCGTCATGAAGAACTCGCTCCGCGCCGCCATCGTCGAGCGGGCGGCGTAA